The following coding sequences are from one Seonamhaeicola sp. ML3 window:
- a CDS encoding glycoside hydrolase family 2 TIM barrel-domain containing protein: MKNKFLVVTFFFMTSILFAQSDKVEIIHNEEGSKLVVNGKDFMINGMNWDYVPIGTDVTNANFYKQSDDVIKAGLDTEMGLLKNMNVNVIRQYVGVPPKWVRYIYEKYGIYTLLNHSFGRYGLTLDGVWTPVTIYSDQKTQEHLVSAMIDLVKQYKDVPGILMYMMGNENNYGLFWQGAETEDFPEGEEQKRAVGEKRGRPMYRLMNEVAKKMKAMDPNHPVAICNGDVLFIDIIAEECKDIDVYGANTYRGESFGDFFQVVKDKLGIPVMFTEFGADAYNALADKEDQYWQAHYNLLNWKEIYENAAGLGKVGNSIGGFTFQFSDGWWKLGFDDRENADSHETGASWSNGGYYHDTKNGSNNMNEEWFGICAKGPTDSRGLYDLYPRASYYTLKDAHAINPYGEGVNLEFIQNYFKNINITDAVLRARGDKAALDAMDGAKIKLSRLRAEFTTFNTGGSLLTTPETANPDEETFPNQLGFDHMQSYYVGVEGKPTSKMRAEVNFNILGNVAQNPINEIFYENVGRPITVQNSEGEEVVITDNNRVRVYNAEFEWDTKIADIKGFYRTGHYHWGYEGDFFGLYPEANYGPNLDIYNGEILGMEVNGKGSLKGLKAAFGPQLWWGANPTFLMKYRTNLHHWDITGIYHRDLDTSLEFDANGRRFLDANQVRSGVIPPWPTERATIVLEREFGKFGISLGGIWGGNPLNGSSFQDVTGGPGNYVVYEDKINSDDNWGGKAKFTYEGGAFNFYAQAAYMGLVANGGADATRTFTGWKLKDTGSGNQTNILSGFTFTTGDWQIAPNFLWQKPLVAPIPNDVSDPGRLRNFIDDPFAVRGNRETTAGELLLTYDPTPGSWFYQWDNDRAEDAKFAFNLGFVYRHLPTAQDAHIGFLANRTFFAFPNSAPARDLWEISSRVVSKVSPNLGIIGNFYGGNAQANGDSDRTIERFGADIKMIYNKWKFEYQVKINDWGPFDYHRDFNLTFPVQNMVDISTSIGKPDWFILPDTKIGIRGIWRSLDQFSPRYSPTAVPPNTFPAEPTLSPVGFDNGNEWEIRTYVHINIGK, translated from the coding sequence ATGAAAAACAAATTTCTAGTAGTGACCTTTTTCTTTATGACATCAATTTTATTTGCTCAGTCAGATAAAGTTGAAATCATTCACAATGAAGAAGGTTCTAAATTAGTTGTGAATGGCAAAGACTTCATGATCAACGGTATGAACTGGGATTACGTTCCCATAGGTACAGACGTTACTAACGCCAATTTCTACAAACAATCTGACGATGTAATAAAGGCAGGATTAGATACAGAAATGGGACTTCTCAAGAATATGAACGTCAATGTAATCAGGCAATATGTGGGAGTTCCTCCTAAGTGGGTTAGATATATCTATGAAAAGTATGGTATTTACACCTTATTAAATCATTCTTTTGGAAGATATGGCCTAACCCTAGATGGTGTTTGGACACCAGTTACAATCTACTCAGACCAAAAAACACAAGAACATTTAGTCTCCGCAATGATAGACCTAGTTAAACAATACAAGGATGTTCCGGGTATACTAATGTACATGATGGGTAACGAAAATAACTATGGTTTATTCTGGCAAGGTGCTGAAACTGAAGATTTCCCTGAAGGCGAAGAACAAAAAAGAGCAGTAGGTGAAAAAAGAGGAAGACCAATGTATCGCCTAATGAACGAAGTCGCAAAAAAAATGAAAGCAATGGACCCCAATCACCCAGTTGCTATATGTAACGGTGATGTGCTATTCATTGATATAATTGCGGAAGAATGCAAAGATATTGATGTCTATGGGGCAAACACCTATAGAGGTGAGTCTTTTGGCGATTTCTTTCAAGTGGTAAAAGACAAATTAGGAATCCCAGTTATGTTTACTGAGTTTGGCGCAGATGCTTACAACGCTCTAGCAGATAAAGAAGACCAATATTGGCAGGCTCACTACAACTTACTAAATTGGAAAGAGATTTACGAAAATGCTGCTGGACTAGGAAAAGTAGGAAATTCTATTGGAGGATTTACATTTCAGTTCAGTGATGGTTGGTGGAAACTAGGCTTTGACGATAGAGAAAATGCCGATTCTCATGAGACTGGTGCATCTTGGAGCAATGGTGGATATTACCACGATACTAAAAATGGTTCCAATAACATGAATGAAGAATGGTTCGGTATATGTGCCAAAGGACCAACTGATAGCCGAGGACTATATGACCTTTACCCTAGAGCATCTTACTACACCCTAAAAGATGCGCATGCTATCAATCCCTACGGAGAAGGGGTTAATTTAGAGTTTATTCAAAATTACTTTAAAAACATAAATATTACTGATGCTGTTTTAAGAGCAAGAGGAGACAAAGCAGCCCTTGATGCCATGGATGGGGCAAAAATAAAACTGAGTAGATTAAGAGCTGAATTCACAACTTTTAATACAGGTGGTTCTCTACTAACAACTCCTGAAACAGCAAATCCTGACGAAGAAACCTTTCCTAACCAACTAGGTTTCGACCATATGCAATCTTACTACGTTGGTGTTGAAGGAAAACCAACTTCCAAAATGCGAGCAGAAGTTAACTTTAATATACTAGGGAATGTTGCACAAAACCCTATCAATGAGATTTTCTACGAGAATGTAGGAAGACCAATAACTGTACAAAATTCCGAAGGAGAAGAAGTTGTTATTACAGATAACAATAGAGTTCGAGTATATAATGCTGAATTCGAATGGGACACGAAAATCGCAGACATAAAAGGTTTTTATAGAACTGGGCATTACCACTGGGGATACGAAGGCGATTTTTTCGGACTCTATCCTGAGGCAAACTATGGTCCTAATCTAGATATATACAATGGTGAAATTTTAGGTATGGAAGTTAACGGCAAAGGTTCTCTTAAAGGTCTTAAAGCCGCTTTTGGACCTCAATTGTGGTGGGGAGCAAACCCAACATTTTTGATGAAGTACAGAACAAATCTTCACCATTGGGATATTACCGGTATATACCACAGAGATTTAGATACAAGTCTAGAATTTGACGCTAACGGACGGCGATTTTTAGATGCTAACCAAGTACGAAGTGGTGTTATTCCTCCATGGCCAACCGAAAGAGCTACAATAGTACTAGAGCGTGAATTTGGAAAATTTGGTATCTCATTAGGTGGTATCTGGGGAGGAAACCCTCTTAACGGTAGTTCTTTTCAAGATGTAACCGGCGGCCCAGGAAATTATGTAGTTTATGAAGACAAAATAAACTCTGATGACAATTGGGGTGGTAAAGCTAAATTTACATACGAAGGTGGTGCTTTTAATTTCTATGCTCAAGCTGCATACATGGGGTTAGTAGCTAATGGTGGCGCCGATGCCACCAGAACATTCACTGGTTGGAAATTAAAGGATACAGGTAGCGGTAACCAAACCAACATCTTATCAGGATTCACATTTACAACTGGCGATTGGCAGATAGCTCCTAACTTTTTGTGGCAAAAGCCTTTAGTTGCGCCCATTCCCAATGACGTAAGTGATCCTGGAAGATTAAGAAACTTTATCGATGATCCTTTTGCTGTAAGAGGCAACAGAGAAACCACCGCAGGAGAATTATTATTAACCTACGACCCTACTCCAGGTTCCTGGTTCTATCAATGGGATAATGACAGAGCCGAAGATGCCAAGTTCGCATTTAACCTAGGTTTTGTTTACAGACATCTACCAACGGCACAAGATGCACATATTGGGTTCCTAGCAAATCGTACATTTTTTGCTTTCCCTAATTCAGCACCAGCTAGAGACTTATGGGAAATAAGCTCAAGAGTGGTTTCAAAAGTAAGTCCAAACCTGGGAATCATTGGTAATTTCTATGGAGGTAACGCTCAAGCTAATGGAGACAGTGATAGAACTATCGAACGTTTTGGAGCAGATATCAAAATGATTTACAACAAATGGAAGTTTGAATATCAAGTTAAAATCAACGATTGGGGACCTTTCGATTACCACAGAGATTTCAACTTAACTTTCCCTGTACAAAATATGGTTGACATTTCGACATCAATCGGTAAACCAGATTGGTTTATTCTTCCAGATACTAAAATAGGTATTAGAGGCATATGGAGATCTTTAGATCAATTCTCGCCAAGATATTCGCCAACAGCAGTACCACCAAATACATTTCCTGCAGAACCAACACTAAGTCCAGTTGGTTTTGATAATGGAAACGAATGGGAAATCAGAACATATGTACACATCAATATTGGCAAATAA
- a CDS encoding triple tyrosine motif-containing protein: MRHSIFTIYALVSFFSIAQELPPIQSYSPEIYGADNQNWCIDQTSDKHIYVANNVGLLEFNGEKWTLYNSPSGKMRSLKVIDDLIYSGAYQEFGFWKKTDNGKLTYYSLSKELDINFLEDEEFWNIINIDNYILFQSLKRIYIYNSENKTHTKLDSENRIYKMFKIDKTVYFQKVKQGLYKIEQGKQQLVSDHDIIKNNYLVNIFKEGKNTLLLTEENGIYQLTPDQNLTKWDIPANKDLSMLSSYRGEKTSKGYLIGTRSNGIYHINKQGAVDYSINSSKGLLSNSIHDIFEDAENNIWLALENGINCINLESPFQFFHDQAGKIGTTYASAIQGNYLYLGTNQGLFYKKTDSNEFKFVEGTEGPVWSLRNLKGSLFCGHNLGTFIIENGKIKKRIDVDGTWNIVELPNKQNLLLQGNYNGLSIIERIGDTWELKNKIKGFNISSKFLEVYNGYIFVNHEYKGVFKLKTDKDFKEIIEINQDLSVKKGIYSSLVKYNNKILYTNKDGVYQFYKKQNSFVKDSLFSQIFKKQEFTSGKLIADQENNILWGFSKNKLNYITSSGLSAKPKLNSISFSEKLPRGLTGSENISHLFNKSFLIGTSDGYTILDLDKVKETAHTISIDEVKITDQENKVSLEHNKNEIGNFKNKLNNLEFHYSVPEFNKYQETYYQYKLEGFYKNWSSWSLNPKASFKNLPYGSYQFKVRAKNGSTLTENIGVFKFSIARPWYLSNLSIALYVLALLLISIIIHNIYKRYYRKQRERIILRSEREIELKELENKQQLMRFRNEKLRQDIEGKNRELGISTMSLIKKNDFLNSIKLELLNIENNDKVKRIVKIIDQNLNNRDDWKVFEEAFNNADKDFLKKVKQIHPELTPNDLRLCAYLRLNLSSKEIAPLLNISPRSVEVKRYRLRKKMNLPHEESLTNYILEI, encoded by the coding sequence ATGAGGCATTCAATATTTACTATTTACGCGCTAGTAAGTTTTTTTTCGATTGCTCAAGAATTACCACCTATTCAATCCTATTCTCCAGAAATTTATGGAGCCGATAATCAAAATTGGTGCATCGACCAAACTTCAGATAAACACATTTATGTAGCCAATAATGTTGGACTCTTAGAATTCAATGGTGAAAAGTGGACACTTTATAACTCACCTAGTGGAAAAATGAGGTCCTTAAAAGTTATAGACGACCTAATTTATTCTGGCGCTTATCAAGAATTTGGCTTTTGGAAAAAAACCGATAATGGAAAACTCACCTATTATTCTTTGTCAAAAGAACTTGATATTAATTTTTTAGAGGATGAAGAATTCTGGAACATAATTAATATTGACAATTATATACTTTTCCAGTCATTAAAACGCATTTACATCTACAATAGTGAAAATAAAACACATACTAAGCTAGATTCCGAAAATAGAATTTATAAAATGTTCAAAATAGACAAGACAGTCTATTTCCAAAAGGTTAAACAAGGCCTTTACAAAATCGAACAAGGAAAACAACAGTTGGTAAGTGACCATGATATTATCAAAAACAACTATCTGGTTAATATTTTTAAAGAGGGGAAAAATACACTTTTACTAACTGAGGAAAACGGGATTTATCAATTAACTCCAGACCAAAATTTAACAAAATGGGATATTCCTGCAAACAAAGACTTAAGTATGTTAAGCTCTTACAGAGGAGAAAAAACATCTAAAGGCTATTTAATAGGAACTCGGTCTAACGGTATTTATCACATAAATAAACAAGGAGCGGTTGATTATTCTATCAACTCCTCAAAAGGGTTATTGAGCAACTCAATACATGATATTTTTGAGGACGCCGAAAATAACATATGGCTAGCTCTCGAAAATGGAATAAATTGCATAAATCTCGAATCACCATTCCAGTTTTTCCATGATCAAGCCGGAAAAATAGGAACAACATATGCATCAGCAATCCAAGGCAATTATTTGTACCTAGGAACAAACCAGGGGCTATTTTACAAAAAAACGGATTCTAATGAATTCAAATTCGTAGAAGGAACTGAAGGTCCCGTGTGGTCTCTTCGTAATTTAAAAGGATCTCTTTTTTGTGGACATAATTTAGGAACCTTTATTATTGAAAATGGCAAAATAAAAAAGAGGATTGATGTAGATGGCACATGGAACATTGTAGAATTACCAAACAAACAGAATCTTTTGCTGCAAGGCAATTACAACGGCCTAAGTATTATTGAACGCATTGGAGACACATGGGAATTAAAAAATAAAATTAAAGGTTTTAATATTTCCAGTAAGTTCTTGGAAGTATATAATGGATACATATTTGTAAATCACGAGTATAAGGGAGTATTTAAATTAAAAACGGATAAGGACTTTAAAGAAATCATAGAGATTAACCAGGACTTATCCGTTAAAAAAGGTATTTATTCGAGTTTGGTTAAATACAACAACAAGATTTTATACACTAATAAAGACGGTGTATACCAATTCTACAAAAAACAAAATAGCTTTGTAAAAGACTCGTTATTCAGTCAAATCTTTAAGAAACAAGAGTTCACTTCCGGAAAATTAATTGCAGACCAAGAAAACAATATTTTATGGGGCTTTTCTAAAAACAAACTTAACTACATTACCTCTAGTGGCTTATCGGCAAAACCAAAGCTAAATTCAATTTCCTTTTCTGAAAAGCTTCCCCGTGGCCTAACAGGATCTGAGAACATATCGCACTTATTTAACAAAAGTTTTTTAATAGGTACTTCTGATGGTTATACCATATTAGATTTAGATAAAGTAAAAGAAACAGCGCACACCATCTCCATTGATGAAGTAAAAATCACAGACCAAGAAAATAAAGTTAGCTTAGAACATAATAAAAATGAGATTGGTAATTTTAAAAACAAACTGAACAATCTAGAGTTTCACTACAGTGTTCCTGAGTTTAATAAATATCAAGAGACCTACTATCAATATAAATTAGAGGGTTTTTACAAAAACTGGAGTTCTTGGTCCTTAAACCCAAAAGCCTCTTTTAAAAACCTACCATACGGATCTTACCAATTCAAAGTAAGAGCAAAAAACGGTAGTACCCTTACTGAAAATATTGGTGTATTTAAATTCTCAATTGCGCGACCTTGGTACTTGAGTAATTTATCCATAGCGTTATACGTTTTGGCTTTATTACTCATCTCAATAATAATCCACAACATCTATAAGAGGTATTACCGGAAACAACGCGAACGTATAATTCTAAGATCTGAGAGAGAAATAGAGCTTAAGGAACTTGAGAATAAACAACAGCTAATGCGCTTTAGAAACGAGAAGTTGAGACAAGATATAGAGGGTAAGAACAGAGAACTGGGCATATCAACTATGAGCTTAATTAAGAAAAATGACTTCTTAAATAGCATCAAACTAGAACTACTCAACATAGAAAACAACGATAAAGTCAAAAGAATTGTAAAGATAATTGACCAGAATCTTAACAACAGAGATGATTGGAAAGTATTTGAAGAAGCGTTTAATAATGCTGACAAAGACTTTCTGAAAAAAGTAAAACAAATACACCCAGAACTAACTCCAAACGATCTTAGATTATGTGCTTATTTAAGATTAAATCTATCTTCTAAGGAAATTGCTCCGTTATTGAATATTTCACCAAGAAGCGTAGAAGTTAAACGCTACAGGCTAAGAAAAAAAATGAATTTACCCCACGAAGAAAGCCTAACAAACTATATTTTGGAAATATAA
- a CDS encoding family 16 glycosylhydrolase: MNIKHIYKAITKQVLFTTFVMAFLFMLSSCETDDTQTVASFTNLVMADEFNTDGAPNSEIWGYDIGTGTNGWGNNELQYYTDRTENVTVQNGVLIITAKQEQFEGAAYTSARLLTKGKFEQTYGRYEARIRLPYGKGIWPAFWLLGDDANGTQIWPQIGEIDIMEYLGDEPSKIFGTVHGPGYSAGESISKSYELENDRFDTGFHVFGIEWGPDYINFYVDDVLYNQITPEDVSEETDDQGEWVFNNGPFYIILNVAVGGELPGSPNAETVFPQTMLVDYVRVYNRSN; the protein is encoded by the coding sequence ATGAATATAAAACACATATACAAAGCAATAACAAAACAGGTGCTTTTCACCACTTTCGTGATGGCTTTCCTTTTTATGCTATCCAGCTGTGAAACAGACGACACACAGACCGTCGCCAGTTTTACAAATTTGGTGATGGCAGATGAATTTAATACTGATGGTGCTCCTAATTCTGAAATATGGGGTTATGATATTGGTACAGGCACCAATGGCTGGGGAAATAATGAACTACAATATTACACCGACCGTACCGAAAATGTAACAGTACAAAATGGTGTACTCATTATTACAGCCAAACAAGAACAGTTTGAAGGAGCTGCTTATACCTCAGCAAGACTACTGACTAAAGGTAAGTTTGAACAAACTTATGGACGTTACGAGGCTCGTATTAGATTACCCTATGGCAAAGGTATTTGGCCAGCATTTTGGCTCTTGGGAGATGATGCCAATGGTACACAAATTTGGCCTCAAATAGGAGAAATAGATATCATGGAGTATTTAGGAGACGAACCCTCTAAAATATTCGGAACCGTTCACGGGCCGGGATATTCAGCAGGGGAATCCATAAGCAAATCTTATGAATTGGAAAATGACAGGTTTGATACCGGATTTCACGTATTCGGTATAGAATGGGGACCAGATTATATCAATTTTTATGTAGACGATGTACTTTATAACCAAATAACGCCAGAGGATGTTTCTGAAGAAACCGATGACCAAGGGGAATGGGTATTCAATAATGGTCCATTCTACATCATACTTAACGTAGCTGTTGGTGGAGAATTACCTGGTTCACCCAATGCTGAAACCGTATTCCCACAAACCATGTTGGTAGATTATGTGCGTGTATACAATAGAAGTAACTAA
- a CDS encoding Ig-like domain-containing protein — protein MKNIKLTYTKLTFFLGCMFTLLISCERELSDEAVFATFPNTAEIYIDDPVGLTDQFFRSFDPKSGANTEGFGVDTNVAYEGRSSIRIDVPASNDPDGNFIGGIFEDRGAGRNLTGYDALTFWALGTTSGTVEVGFGTDFDRPESDPSYAVTTVVQMTSGWKKYIIPIPDASKLIQETGMFLFSAGGFDPFADGPNGNEIAWTFWIDELKFEKLGTIAQQQPSILFGQDIVQQSFNGSNVDLGVGLAQTSNVNGSNVTVFTTPSYFSFTSSNPSVASVDEKGIITILNQGTAKVTASLAGVEANGSFEVTSSGDLPASPTPNRPAAAVKSVFSDAYTSETAINFNPGFGGSTTQTSIADLNGNNVLIYSNNNFTGIIFNNTVNASTLSHMHVDIYSQSADTSVEFQIRDVGGNGEIETNVFTGAPDGDDKDFRFTADGLTPGSWSSIDIPLSGDLTSQKNNLGAIILAGGPDFILDNIYFYSE, from the coding sequence ATGAAAAATATAAAACTTACATATACAAAATTGACATTCTTTTTAGGATGCATGTTTACGCTTCTCATTAGTTGCGAAAGAGAACTTTCAGATGAAGCCGTATTTGCTACTTTCCCAAATACAGCAGAAATCTACATAGATGACCCCGTTGGACTTACAGATCAATTTTTCAGATCTTTTGATCCTAAGTCAGGTGCTAATACAGAGGGTTTTGGTGTAGACACCAATGTGGCTTACGAAGGAAGATCATCTATTAGAATTGATGTACCTGCCTCTAACGACCCAGACGGAAACTTTATAGGTGGGATTTTTGAAGACCGTGGAGCAGGAAGAAACCTTACTGGATATGACGCACTTACATTTTGGGCATTAGGAACTACATCTGGAACTGTAGAAGTTGGATTTGGAACTGATTTTGACCGTCCAGAAAGTGACCCCTCTTATGCAGTTACAACGGTTGTTCAAATGACATCTGGATGGAAGAAATATATAATTCCAATACCAGATGCTTCAAAATTAATTCAAGAAACTGGGATGTTCTTGTTTTCCGCAGGGGGGTTTGATCCTTTTGCAGATGGGCCTAACGGCAATGAGATAGCTTGGACGTTCTGGATTGATGAGCTCAAGTTTGAAAAATTAGGAACCATAGCACAACAACAACCTAGTATCTTATTTGGACAGGATATTGTGCAGCAGTCATTTAACGGTAGCAACGTTGACTTAGGCGTTGGATTAGCTCAAACATCAAATGTTAATGGGAGCAATGTAACCGTATTTACAACTCCATCGTATTTTTCATTTACCTCATCAAACCCTAGTGTTGCCTCGGTAGATGAAAAAGGCATTATTACCATTCTTAATCAAGGAACGGCAAAGGTAACAGCAAGTTTGGCCGGTGTTGAAGCTAATGGTTCTTTTGAGGTGACATCTAGTGGTGATTTACCAGCTTCCCCAACACCAAACCGACCAGCTGCTGCTGTTAAATCCGTATTTAGTGATGCCTACACATCAGAAACGGCTATTAATTTCAATCCTGGTTTTGGAGGTTCGACGACTCAGACTTCAATTGCTGATTTAAATGGTAATAATGTGTTAATCTACTCTAATAACAATTTCACGGGAATTATTTTTAACAATACAGTAAATGCTTCGACATTAAGCCACATGCACGTTGATATTTACTCACAATCTGCAGATACCAGTGTAGAATTCCAAATAAGAGACGTGGGCGGTAATGGTGAAATAGAAACTAATGTCTTTACAGGTGCACCTGATGGAGACGATAAAGACTTTAGATTTACTGCAGACGGACTAACACCGGGTTCTTGGTCGTCTATTGATATTCCTTTAAGTGGAGATCTTACCTCCCAAAAGAACAACCTAGGAGCTATAATATTAGCCGGAGGACCTGACTTCATATTAGATAACATTTACTTCTATTCAGAGTAG
- the trxB gene encoding thioredoxin-disulfide reductase has product MSEIIERVKCLIIGSGPAGYTAAIYAARANMKPVLYQGTQPGGQLTTTNEVENFPGYPEGVTGPEMMMQLQAQAQRFETDVRDGWVTKVDFSGDVHKVWVNDVKEIHADTVIISTGASAKYLGLESEQKYLKLGGGVSACAVCDGFFYRNQEVVIVGAGDSACEEAHYLSKLCKKVTMIVRRDEFRASKIMEARVRNTENIEILHNTETDEVLGDGQVVTGVRVFNNKTGEKHDITATGFFVAIGHKPNTDIFKDYLDLDETGYIINVPGSSKTNIEGVFVSGDAADHVYRQAVTAAGTGCMAALDAERYLAAKDASFEVSTSTYN; this is encoded by the coding sequence ATGTCTGAAATAATAGAAAGAGTTAAATGTCTCATCATAGGTTCTGGGCCTGCGGGTTATACCGCTGCTATTTATGCTGCAAGAGCTAATATGAAACCGGTTTTGTATCAAGGTACTCAGCCAGGCGGACAGTTAACAACTACAAATGAAGTAGAAAATTTTCCAGGATATCCAGAAGGCGTAACTGGGCCAGAAATGATGATGCAATTACAGGCACAAGCGCAACGTTTTGAGACTGATGTGAGAGATGGTTGGGTAACCAAGGTAGATTTTTCAGGTGATGTGCATAAGGTTTGGGTAAATGATGTTAAGGAAATCCACGCCGATACTGTAATCATATCTACAGGAGCTTCGGCAAAATACTTAGGTTTAGAGTCCGAACAGAAATACTTAAAATTAGGAGGAGGAGTTTCGGCATGTGCAGTATGTGATGGTTTCTTTTACAGAAATCAAGAAGTAGTAATTGTTGGTGCTGGAGATTCTGCTTGTGAGGAAGCACATTATCTGTCTAAACTTTGTAAAAAAGTAACCATGATTGTGAGGCGAGATGAGTTTAGAGCTTCCAAAATTATGGAGGCCAGAGTAAGAAACACCGAGAATATTGAAATTTTACATAATACAGAAACCGATGAGGTTTTAGGGGATGGACAAGTGGTTACTGGTGTTCGTGTGTTCAATAATAAAACAGGTGAAAAGCATGACATTACTGCCACCGGGTTTTTTGTAGCTATTGGTCACAAACCTAACACAGATATCTTTAAAGATTATTTAGATTTAGATGAAACAGGTTACATAATCAACGTGCCTGGCTCTTCTAAGACTAATATTGAGGGGGTTTTTGTGTCTGGTGATGCTGCTGATCATGTTTACAGACAAGCTGTAACTGCTGCTGGAACAGGATGTATGGCTGCTCTAGATGCAGAACGTTATTTAGCTGCTAAAGATGCTTCTTTTGAAGTGTCTACATCTACCTATAATTAG